A portion of the Cryptomeria japonica chromosome 5, Sugi_1.0, whole genome shotgun sequence genome contains these proteins:
- the LOC131075594 gene encoding uncharacterized protein LOC131075594 has product MEAAKKVPAAEVSEKQRGKSFYRRLKALSPIPYLAKARDYYVRSLTECAGRANYSGLAAGGPGVAMPASLPKSFSTSSSRNEEEFRELVRAASQRSNPYLSRSSSAQQQQDPFPRSFSSASTPPSVGRIDEDSPAYFPGSFKTSIPEADPRFPRSHSYSTAQNFHVRRGIAV; this is encoded by the coding sequence ATGGAAGCTGCCAAGAAAGTTCCAGCCGCTGAAGTTTCAGAAAAGCAGCGAGGGAAGTCATTTTACAGGCGCTTAAAAGCTTTGTCTCCAATTCCATACCTTGCGAAAGCGAGGGATTATTATGTGAGAAGCTTGACAGAGTGCGCAGGAAGGGCAAATTATAGCGGCTTGGCTGCAGGAGGTCCAGGAGTTGCGATGCCTGCTTCTCTGCCAAAGAGTTTCAGCACAAGTTCTTCAAGAAATGAAGAGGAATTCAGGGAGCTTGTCAGGGCTGCTTCGCAGAGGAGCAATCCATACCTTTCCAGATCTTCTTCTGCACAGCAGCAACAGGATCCTTTTCCGCGGAGTTTCAGTTCTGCAAGTACGCCGCCTTCTGTAGGAAGAATAGACGAGGACAGCCCCGCCTATTTTCCAGGATCTTTCAAAACAAGCATTCCTGAAGCCGATCCTCGGTTTCCTCGCAGTCACAGCTACAGCACTGCTCAGAATTTTCATGTTCGGAGAGGAATCGCTGTGTAA
- the LOC131075530 gene encoding uncharacterized protein LOC131075530, translated as MEARKKVPAAEVSEKQRRKSFYRRLKALSPIPYLVKVRDYYVKSFTECAGRSNGLPPKGPGVASLPKSFSTSSSRNDEDFMELVRAASQRSHPHLSRSSSAQQEQDHFPRSFSSASTAPSVERIDEDSPAYFSGSFKKTFPEADLRFPRSHSYSTAQNFHVRRRIAV; from the coding sequence ATGGAAGCCAGAAAAAAAGTTCCAGCCGCGGAAGTTTCAGAAAAGCAGCGAAGGAAGTCATTTTACAGGCGCTTAAAAGCTTTGTCTCCAATTCCATACCTTGTGAAAGTGAGGGATTATTATGTGAAAAGCTTTACGGAGTGCGCAGGAAGGTCCAACGGCCTGCCTCCAAAAGGTCCGGGCGTTGCTTCTCTACCAAAGAGTTTCAGCACATCTTCTTCAAGAAATGACGAGGACTTCATGGAGCTTGTCAGGGCTGCCTCGCAGAGGAGCCATCCACACCTTTCCAGATCTTCTTCTGCACAGCAGGAACAGGATCATTTTCCGCGAAGCTTCAGTTCCGCCAGTACGGCGCCCTCTGTGGAAAGAATCGACGAAGACAGCCCCGCCTATTTTTCAGGATCTTTCAAGAAAACCTTTCCTGAAGCCGATCTTCGGTTTCCCCGTAGTCACAGCTACAGCACTGCTCAGAATTTTCATGTTCGGAGAAGAATCGCTGTGTAA